One candidate division KSB1 bacterium genomic region harbors:
- a CDS encoding LysM peptidoglycan-binding domain-containing M23 family metallopeptidase produces the protein MKKKLIIVLVHILVLAAVGYSIYPINQPEENPQQEVLKAGLIIPIPKKLLEIETVSGKIHRGESLWDVFLKNKIAREDIQPAIDAFNKLSNSRKIQPGQKYEIEQDLNRNLISYRFYPDLLTVFHIEKDSLGNFISRVVHRPMEKRTESISGTVNSTLYESVIEQGGSVELIYKFTDIFQWDIDFFTDPQPGDSYKIVVESFYLDDQFIQYGDIMAAQYSLDGKPLTSFLRTDAFGIMGYYNWEGKSFQKAFLKSPLNYRRISSYFSLRRYHPILKRRRPHLGVDYAASYGTPVEASADGVVIETGFKKYGVGRYIKIKHPYSQFSTLYGHLSKYAKKIKKGVKVTQGQVIGYVGSTGLATGPHLHYSFYENGRPVNPFRIKNYSTKPIPADRLETFRTQSLSMLGELAGLPDGNSTYCQFQF, from the coding sequence ATGAAGAAAAAATTGATTATTGTCCTGGTTCACATTTTGGTTTTAGCAGCTGTCGGATATTCCATATATCCTATTAACCAGCCTGAAGAAAATCCGCAACAGGAAGTACTCAAAGCCGGATTGATCATTCCTATCCCTAAAAAGTTATTGGAAATTGAAACTGTATCGGGCAAGATTCACCGCGGTGAAAGTTTATGGGATGTATTTCTTAAGAATAAAATTGCCAGGGAAGATATTCAACCGGCGATTGATGCCTTCAACAAATTATCTAATTCGAGAAAAATTCAACCAGGCCAGAAATATGAAATAGAACAGGACCTGAACCGGAATCTAATTTCGTACCGTTTCTACCCGGATTTGTTAACTGTTTTTCATATCGAAAAAGACAGTCTTGGGAATTTCATCAGCAGGGTTGTTCATCGACCCATGGAAAAACGAACCGAATCGATCAGTGGAACGGTTAATTCCACTTTGTATGAATCCGTTATCGAGCAAGGCGGATCAGTTGAATTAATCTATAAATTTACGGATATATTTCAATGGGACATTGATTTTTTCACCGACCCGCAGCCCGGGGATTCTTATAAAATTGTCGTCGAGTCTTTTTACCTGGATGATCAATTTATTCAGTATGGCGATATAATGGCTGCACAGTATAGCCTGGACGGTAAACCGTTAACATCCTTCTTAAGAACAGATGCTTTTGGTATAATGGGGTATTATAACTGGGAAGGAAAGTCTTTTCAAAAGGCTTTTTTGAAGTCCCCCCTCAATTATAGGAGAATATCATCCTATTTTTCACTGCGAAGATACCATCCGATCTTGAAAAGAAGGCGCCCCCACCTTGGAGTTGATTATGCGGCATCTTATGGCACTCCGGTTGAAGCATCCGCAGATGGTGTTGTCATTGAAACAGGATTTAAAAAGTATGGTGTCGGAAGATATATAAAGATCAAACATCCCTATTCACAATTTTCGACATTGTATGGCCACCTCAGTAAATATGCCAAAAAAATCAAGAAAGGGGTAAAAGTAACCCAGGGCCAGGTGATAGGTTACGTTGGTTCTACAGGTTTGGCAACGGGACCGCATTTACATTATTCTTTTTATGAAAACGGCCGGCCTGTAAATCCATTTCGAATAAAGAACTATTCCACGAAGCCGATACCCGCAGATCGTTTGGAAACCTTTCGCACTCAATCCCTTTCAATGCTCGGGGAACTTGCCGGTCTGCCTGATGGCAATTCAACCTATTGTCAATTTCAATTCTAA
- a CDS encoding YIP1 family protein has protein sequence MQELVDRVKAILISPVDTWPIIKSEAKSEKEIYTDYVMILAAIPVIAQFLGRLFSGLGMGFFRGIFWMIVVYLLSIAGVFITSKIVDALAPTFDGKKNSLNSLKLVAYSMTAFWVIGVVHLIPGLSILSILGLYSIYLLYLGLPYLMECPAEKTLVYTVAIVIVGVIVNMIIAAFAASIVGVSMVAGRYGY, from the coding sequence ATGCAAGAATTAGTAGATCGAGTTAAAGCAATTCTTATCAGCCCTGTGGACACATGGCCAATCATTAAGAGCGAAGCCAAAAGTGAAAAGGAGATTTATACGGATTATGTAATGATCCTGGCTGCCATTCCAGTAATAGCACAATTCTTGGGTCGCTTATTTTCTGGCTTGGGCATGGGATTTTTTAGAGGGATTTTCTGGATGATTGTTGTTTATTTATTATCCATTGCAGGTGTTTTTATAACCTCAAAAATTGTTGATGCTTTGGCCCCAACATTTGATGGTAAGAAAAATAGCCTTAATTCTTTAAAGTTAGTTGCCTATTCTATGACTGCATTCTGGGTGATTGGCGTGGTTCACCTTATTCCGGGTTTATCCATTCTCAGCATTTTAGGACTGTATAGTATATATTTATTATATCTTGGATTACCTTATTTGATGGAATGCCCCGCAGAAAAAACATTGGTCTATACAGTTGCAATTGTGATCGTCGGTGTGATTGTGAATATGATTATTGCAGCTTTTGCTGCTTCAATCGTAGGTGTGTCGATGGTGGCAGGTCGTTACGGCTATTAA
- a CDS encoding nucleoside recognition protein → MLNYVWIFLMVTSLVVGAINGKLKEVTIAAFEMAGVAVDIALGLIGVMAFWLGIMRIGEKAGLIQLLAKAIRPVTNRLFPEIPPEHPAMGAMILNIAANWLGLGNAATPFGIKAMEELQKLNPLKDTASNTMVIFLGLNTASITLIPTSIIAIRVQMGSVAPWDIIGTAIFASTIATITAVIMAKLFQRFPIFKIKDNGNIATGKESQA, encoded by the coding sequence ATGCTGAATTATGTCTGGATATTTTTGATGGTTACATCGCTTGTCGTTGGTGCTATCAACGGAAAGTTAAAAGAGGTGACTATAGCCGCATTCGAGATGGCTGGGGTTGCGGTGGATATTGCCTTAGGTTTAATCGGTGTTATGGCATTTTGGCTTGGGATTATGAGGATCGGAGAAAAAGCCGGCCTTATTCAATTGCTGGCAAAGGCCATTCGGCCCGTTACCAATAGGTTGTTTCCCGAAATACCTCCAGAGCATCCGGCTATGGGTGCTATGATTTTGAATATTGCTGCCAATTGGCTGGGATTGGGGAATGCCGCAACGCCATTCGGAATCAAGGCGATGGAAGAACTGCAAAAACTGAATCCCCTTAAAGATACGGCTTCAAATACCATGGTAATTTTTCTTGGTTTGAATACCGCAAGTATTACATTAATCCCGACGAGTATCATTGCCATCCGGGTTCAGATGGGATCGGTAGCGCCGTGGGATATTATCGGAACAGCCATATTTGCCTCAACGATTGCAACCATAACCGCTGTTATTATGGCGAAACTTTTTCAGCGTTTTCCCATTTTCAAAATTAAGGATAATGGCAATATTGCAACCGGAAAGGAGAGCCAGGCATGA
- a CDS encoding spore maturation protein: MSELFRNIINNVSLYAIPLLLFLIPLLAFIKKVKVYEEFVEGAKEGFKVAVTIIPYLVAILVAIGMFRASGAMDIFANLISPLTDLVGFPAETLPAAFMRPLSGSGTLGIVTELMNTHGPDSFVGRLASTIYGSTETTFYVLAVYFGAVNIKKTRHAVPIGLIADFAGIAAALFICKLVFV, translated from the coding sequence ATGAGTGAACTATTCCGTAATATTATAAATAACGTATCTCTATATGCGATTCCGCTTCTTCTTTTTTTAATTCCGCTTCTTGCATTTATTAAGAAAGTAAAAGTCTATGAAGAATTTGTTGAAGGTGCAAAAGAGGGCTTTAAAGTAGCGGTTACTATTATTCCCTACCTGGTGGCTATCTTGGTTGCAATAGGGATGTTTCGTGCTTCTGGGGCTATGGATATTTTTGCAAATTTGATTTCTCCTTTGACAGATTTGGTTGGATTCCCGGCCGAAACACTTCCGGCAGCATTCATGCGGCCTCTTTCCGGAAGCGGGACACTTGGAATTGTTACGGAGTTGATGAATACGCATGGTCCGGATTCATTTGTGGGCCGGTTGGCATCGACGATTTACGGTTCAACCGAAACTACGTTCTATGTCTTAGCTGTTTATTTCGGGGCGGTAAACATCAAAAAAACACGCCATGCCGTTCCAATAGGATTAATTGCCGATTTTGCAGGTATAGCTGCTGCTTTATTTATTTGTAAGTTGGTTTTTGTCTAG
- the uvrA gene encoding excinuclease ABC subunit UvrA yields the protein MPNQNKIVIKGARENNLKNIDLEIPRDKLVVITGLSGSGKSSLAFDTIYAEGHRRYVESLSSYARQFLGLMEKPDVDNIEGLSPAISIEQKTTSKNPRSTVGTVTEIYDYLRLLFARIGIPYCYNCGKQIQRQTVQQIVDIVMNMPEGTKFQILAPSVRGRKGEYKEVFEEARREGYVRVRVDGKIRELSETITLDKKKKHNIEIVVDRLIADSKIKNRLTDSIETALNLSSGLLIISEVNGKDHLYSEQFSCIDCEISYEEIAPRMFSFNSPYGACPTCNGLGTVREIDPQLVIPNDELSVRDGAIEPWGGGQDGWYFSQLQSLAHHNKFDLGSPWKDLDPKIHQVILYGSNKEIEIDYRNKKGTVSATILHKYEGVIPSLHRRYRQTGSYGVRDWIENYMNSCACEACGGSRLKPESLAVKIHEKSIADVTRFSIKQAKQFFAELKLTNREQIIAHQVLNEVNQRLSFLLNVGLDYLTLDRTAGTLAGGESQRIRLATQIGSQLVGVLYILDEPSIGLHQRDNKRLIETLTRLRDLGNTVLVVEHDRETMEHADHIIDLGPGAGEDGGHIVAQGKVHEIKCANGSITGDYLSGKKSIPIPETRREGNRLNLILKGAAGNNLKSIDVIFPLGKLICVTGVSGSGKSTLINQTLYPALKRAIYRSKEIPLQYKSIEGLELIDKVVDINQSPIGRTPRSNPATYTGLFTPIRDLFSQLPESKVRGYKPGRFSFNVKGGRCEACEGDGILKIEMHFLPDVYITCEACKGLRYNRETLEIKYKGKRISDVLNMTVKEALIFFENIPVIHRKLQTLFDVGLRYIKLGQQATTLSGGEAQRVKLATELSKVATGKTLYLLDEPTTGLHFADIQHLLDVLNRLVSKGNTVIVIEHNMDVIKSADHIIDLGPEGGDFGGQVVATGTPESILDIPQSYTGQFLKKEMQFKPVIERPIASTAEATLEAS from the coding sequence ATGCCAAATCAAAACAAAATCGTCATTAAAGGAGCAAGGGAGAATAACTTAAAAAATATAGACCTCGAAATCCCTCGAGATAAATTAGTTGTAATTACAGGCCTATCCGGTTCAGGGAAATCTTCCCTGGCCTTTGATACCATCTACGCGGAGGGGCATCGCAGGTACGTAGAATCTCTTTCTTCTTATGCAAGACAATTCCTTGGCTTGATGGAAAAACCTGATGTGGACAATATAGAGGGACTCTCTCCGGCTATATCAATCGAACAAAAAACTACCAGTAAAAATCCTCGCTCAACAGTTGGCACAGTTACTGAAATTTATGATTATCTCCGTTTGTTGTTCGCACGTATCGGGATCCCTTATTGCTATAATTGCGGGAAACAGATCCAGCGTCAAACCGTTCAGCAGATAGTAGATATCGTAATGAACATGCCCGAAGGAACCAAATTTCAAATATTAGCTCCTAGTGTAAGAGGGCGTAAGGGAGAGTATAAAGAGGTGTTCGAGGAAGCTCGCCGCGAAGGATATGTACGAGTCAGGGTTGATGGGAAAATTCGGGAATTATCAGAAACCATAACCTTAGATAAAAAGAAAAAACACAATATTGAAATCGTGGTTGACCGGTTAATTGCAGACTCAAAAATCAAAAATCGACTTACTGATTCAATTGAAACCGCACTGAATCTTTCCAGCGGATTATTAATCATCAGCGAAGTGAACGGTAAAGATCATCTTTACAGTGAGCAGTTCTCTTGTATCGATTGTGAAATTTCTTACGAGGAAATTGCACCACGTATGTTTTCGTTTAACAGCCCCTATGGCGCTTGCCCAACCTGTAATGGACTCGGCACAGTTCGTGAAATCGATCCACAACTTGTAATCCCAAACGATGAATTATCGGTTAGGGATGGTGCAATCGAACCTTGGGGCGGAGGCCAAGACGGATGGTATTTCTCTCAACTTCAATCTTTAGCGCATCACAATAAATTCGATTTAGGGTCGCCCTGGAAAGATTTGGACCCCAAAATTCATCAAGTTATTCTTTATGGCTCGAACAAGGAAATTGAAATTGACTACAGAAATAAAAAAGGAACGGTTAGCGCTACGATCTTGCACAAATATGAAGGAGTTATTCCCAGTTTACATCGTCGCTACCGGCAAACCGGATCATATGGAGTGCGAGACTGGATCGAAAATTATATGAACTCATGCGCTTGTGAAGCCTGCGGTGGCTCACGATTAAAACCGGAAAGCCTGGCGGTAAAAATTCACGAAAAATCCATCGCCGACGTTACACGTTTTTCAATTAAACAGGCTAAACAATTCTTTGCAGAGCTCAAATTAACGAACCGGGAACAGATCATCGCCCACCAGGTGTTGAATGAAGTTAACCAAAGGTTATCATTTTTATTAAATGTCGGTCTGGATTACCTCACACTAGATCGCACCGCAGGAACACTCGCAGGCGGCGAATCGCAAAGAATTCGATTGGCGACTCAAATCGGTTCGCAGTTGGTTGGCGTGTTGTACATTTTAGATGAACCTAGCATAGGCCTACATCAACGCGATAACAAACGTCTGATCGAAACCCTTACACGTCTTCGCGATTTGGGGAATACCGTTTTGGTAGTTGAACACGACCGCGAGACCATGGAACATGCAGACCACATTATCGATCTTGGACCTGGCGCAGGTGAAGATGGCGGCCATATTGTAGCACAGGGTAAAGTACATGAAATTAAATGTGCTAATGGCTCTATCACCGGAGATTACTTGAGCGGGAAAAAATCTATACCAATCCCGGAAACCAGGAGGGAAGGAAACCGACTCAATTTAATCCTTAAAGGGGCTGCCGGTAATAATTTAAAGTCCATCGATGTAATTTTTCCATTGGGAAAATTGATTTGCGTAACCGGGGTTTCCGGTTCCGGCAAGAGTACTTTAATTAACCAAACACTCTACCCTGCTCTTAAGCGAGCGATTTACCGCTCAAAGGAAATCCCTTTACAGTATAAGTCAATAGAGGGATTGGAACTAATTGACAAAGTAGTTGACATCAATCAATCTCCCATTGGCCGTACACCACGTTCAAATCCGGCTACCTACACCGGATTATTCACTCCAATTCGTGATCTTTTCTCGCAATTACCCGAGTCTAAGGTTAGAGGTTACAAACCTGGTCGCTTCAGTTTTAATGTGAAGGGTGGAAGATGCGAAGCCTGCGAGGGTGATGGAATTCTTAAAATCGAAATGCACTTTTTACCTGATGTCTATATAACTTGCGAAGCTTGTAAAGGACTTCGTTATAATCGTGAAACATTGGAAATCAAGTATAAAGGCAAAAGAATTTCTGACGTCTTGAATATGACAGTCAAGGAAGCTTTAATTTTTTTTGAGAATATTCCCGTCATTCACCGAAAATTACAAACTCTGTTCGATGTGGGATTGCGCTATATCAAATTAGGCCAGCAGGCTACAACTCTATCGGGAGGAGAAGCTCAGAGAGTAAAACTTGCAACCGAGTTATCGAAGGTTGCAACCGGTAAGACACTATATTTGCTGGATGAGCCAACAACGGGACTTCATTTTGCAGATATCCAACACCTGCTGGATGTATTAAATCGTTTGGTTAGCAAAGGCAATACAGTTATTGTGATTGAGCACAACATGGACGTCATCAAATCAGCCGATCATATCATTGACCTGGGACCGGAAGGAGGTGATTTTGGCGGTCAAGTAGTTGCCACAGGCACCCCGGAATCAATTTTGGATATACCCCAATCATACACCGGTCAATTTTTAAAGAAAGAAATGCAATTCAAACCGGTTATTGAAAGACCCATTGCTTCAACTGCAGAGGCTACGCTTGAGGCTTCCTGA
- a CDS encoding OmpA family protein, giving the protein MIRRFYLILILILVGCSLSQAQEIRNRFGIGVYSSAISLIGGTTTENPVDISKGLSIFYGLSNRWLASLNGSYSRISPELPLQSQFNKYSLYPISLDFSYTPRHWERVHHYFTVGAGVVTWDANDASSNLKFWPKILLGVGLEGFISSRLSAAFYLHYNQVLKKPENIGEEIIKEITDNRILFEMGFSLKFWSPYKGDIDNDGIPNHLDNCLNEPEDYDGYFDLDGCPDPDNDNDGILDVDDYCPNIPEDIDGFEDLDGCPDLDNDGDNIPDVLDSCMNLAEDFDGFRDLDGCPDFDNDLDGIIDIKDKCPNRPETFNGYLDDDGCPDKIVEEILKGKKVVLSNINFEYDSSILISEAFAILNEVLAALRRNHEIELIIRGYTDSKGDFGYNLELSQRRAQAVVQYLLNQGIDRNRLKSVGYGATSPIADNSTEEGRLKNRRVEFVPRTKE; this is encoded by the coding sequence TTGATACGAAGGTTTTATTTAATTTTGATTCTAATCCTGGTAGGCTGCTCATTATCACAAGCCCAGGAAATTAGAAATCGATTTGGTATAGGGGTTTATAGTTCGGCAATTTCTTTAATAGGAGGAACTACTACTGAAAATCCGGTAGATATTTCCAAAGGACTTTCTATCTTCTATGGATTATCAAACCGATGGCTGGCATCTTTGAATGGCAGCTATAGTCGTATATCCCCGGAACTTCCTTTACAATCTCAATTTAATAAATACTCGCTTTATCCCATATCTCTAGATTTTAGTTATACTCCAAGGCACTGGGAGCGTGTTCATCATTACTTCACCGTAGGCGCAGGAGTTGTAACCTGGGATGCCAACGATGCTTCATCTAATCTAAAATTCTGGCCTAAAATTTTATTAGGCGTTGGATTGGAAGGTTTCATTTCCAGCCGATTGAGTGCTGCTTTTTATCTGCACTACAACCAGGTATTAAAAAAGCCAGAAAATATTGGAGAAGAAATCATAAAAGAGATTACGGATAATCGAATTCTTTTTGAAATGGGATTTTCACTGAAATTTTGGAGTCCTTACAAAGGGGATATTGACAACGACGGCATTCCAAATCATCTGGACAATTGTTTAAATGAGCCGGAAGATTATGACGGTTATTTTGATTTGGATGGATGTCCAGACCCGGATAATGACAATGACGGTATTCTTGATGTGGATGATTATTGCCCCAATATTCCCGAGGATATTGATGGCTTCGAGGATTTAGACGGCTGTCCGGACCTGGATAACGACGGCGATAACATACCGGATGTATTGGATAGTTGTATGAATCTAGCGGAAGATTTTGATGGATTTCGAGACCTGGATGGTTGCCCTGATTTTGACAACGATCTCGATGGAATTATCGATATTAAGGATAAATGTCCAAATCGACCTGAAACCTTTAATGGCTATTTAGACGATGACGGCTGCCCGGATAAAATAGTTGAAGAGATATTAAAAGGTAAAAAAGTAGTTCTTAGTAATATTAATTTTGAATACGATAGTTCGATTCTCATATCAGAAGCCTTTGCGATTTTGAATGAGGTTCTGGCTGCACTCAGGAGAAATCATGAAATCGAATTAATTATTAGAGGGTATACCGATTCAAAAGGAGATTTTGGTTATAATTTGGAGCTATCGCAAAGAAGAGCACAGGCTGTGGTGCAATATTTATTGAATCAAGGAATCGATAGAAATAGGCTAAAATCTGTTGGCTATGGTGCGACCAGTCCCATTGCTGATAACTCGACTGAAGAAGGCCGATTAAAAAACCGAAGAGTTGAATTTGTTCCTCGAACAAAGGAATAG
- a CDS encoding ABC transporter permease → MHKLRAILSTLGIMIGILTIIAINTVIKGLDKAFSSQISALGSDVLYIQKMPWFAGMDFFKYRNRKDITEAQAKQVVKLNTVATAISYEVGTSRNVKYGSKTVSGVRVVGTAGGYQKTSNALPEYGRFLIDSDIKHRRNICVLGWEVADKLFENVNPIGKRVKIGGHYFLVVGILEKRGSIFGFSLDQRVVIPIGAFYKIFGFRRSITIQVKAGGQERIEAAKDELTGIMRRIRGLTPMEEDDFAINQQDTFTSMYNQLTATLYIVAIGIGSIALLVGGIGIMNIMLVSVVERTREIGIRKAIGAKRFDIMSQFLVEAVTICMIGGTLGILLGFGIAKIIDAYTPLPATISVGSVILGLVFTSSVGIFFGLYPASKAAKLSPIEALRYE, encoded by the coding sequence ATGCATAAGCTGAGAGCAATCCTTTCCACTTTGGGAATTATGATTGGCATTTTGACGATTATTGCCATTAACACTGTTATCAAGGGACTTGACAAAGCGTTTAGCTCCCAAATATCTGCTCTGGGTTCTGATGTTTTATATATTCAAAAAATGCCCTGGTTTGCCGGAATGGATTTTTTTAAATATCGCAACAGAAAGGACATTACCGAAGCGCAGGCAAAACAGGTAGTTAAATTGAATACTGTTGCAACAGCAATATCTTATGAGGTGGGTACGTCCAGGAATGTAAAATATGGCAGTAAGACGGTAAGCGGAGTTCGCGTTGTGGGTACTGCCGGTGGATATCAGAAAACTTCAAACGCACTTCCCGAATACGGTCGTTTTTTAATCGATTCGGACATTAAACATAGACGCAATATTTGTGTGTTGGGTTGGGAAGTTGCAGATAAACTTTTCGAAAACGTAAATCCAATCGGTAAGCGTGTTAAAATCGGGGGTCATTACTTTTTGGTTGTAGGCATATTGGAGAAAAGAGGCAGTATCTTTGGATTTAGCTTAGACCAACGAGTTGTCATTCCAATTGGCGCCTTTTATAAGATTTTTGGCTTCCGGCGTTCGATCACAATTCAAGTAAAGGCTGGCGGCCAGGAACGCATTGAAGCTGCCAAAGATGAGCTTACCGGTATCATGAGAAGAATAAGAGGATTGACCCCAATGGAGGAGGATGATTTTGCCATCAACCAGCAAGATACATTTACTTCGATGTATAATCAATTGACTGCAACTTTATACATTGTGGCGATAGGGATTGGTTCTATTGCGCTCCTGGTGGGAGGAATTGGTATCATGAACATTATGCTGGTATCGGTCGTGGAAAGGACTCGGGAGATCGGCATTCGTAAAGCCATTGGAGCCAAAAGGTTTGATATTATGTCGCAGTTCCTGGTAGAGGCAGTTACAATTTGTATGATTGGAGGGACACTTGGTATACTGCTCGGGTTTGGAATCGCTAAAATAATCGATGCTTATACTCCGCTGCCGGCTACCATATCGGTAGGTTCCGTCATATTAGGATTAGTATTCACATCATCAGTGGGGATTTTCTTTGGCCTTTATCCTGCTTCAAAAGCAGCCAAGCTGAGTCCAATTGAAGCTTTGAGATACGAATAG
- a CDS encoding ABC transporter ATP-binding protein: MIEIQNLKKDYQLGTVIVPALQNINVSINKNEYVAIMGPSGSGKSTLMNIMGCLDTPTEGTYFFEGVDVSKLDDDSLASIRNRKIGFVFQTFNLLPRADALHNVELPLIYSGIPRKERKAKAKDALERVGLADRMDHRPSELSGGQRQRVAIARALVNNPSIIFADEPTGNLDTKTGEEIMEILEELYNLGNTIILVTHEPYIADHAKRIIRLRDGFIEKDEIVASEPNQ, from the coding sequence ATAATCGAAATTCAAAATTTAAAAAAAGATTACCAACTAGGAACGGTAATTGTTCCCGCACTTCAAAATATTAATGTTTCGATTAATAAAAATGAATATGTCGCGATCATGGGGCCATCTGGCTCTGGCAAATCCACCTTGATGAATATCATGGGCTGCCTGGATACGCCGACGGAGGGCACCTATTTTTTTGAAGGCGTCGATGTAAGCAAATTAGATGATGACTCCCTGGCAAGCATAAGAAATCGAAAAATTGGCTTTGTCTTTCAGACTTTTAATTTACTGCCCCGGGCTGATGCGTTACACAATGTTGAATTGCCGTTGATTTACAGTGGGATTCCTAGAAAAGAAAGAAAAGCTAAAGCAAAGGATGCATTAGAACGAGTGGGACTGGCAGACAGAATGGATCACCGACCCAGTGAGTTATCCGGCGGCCAGCGCCAACGTGTGGCAATTGCCAGGGCGTTGGTGAATAATCCATCGATCATTTTTGCTGATGAGCCAACCGGTAACCTGGACACCAAAACAGGTGAAGAAATTATGGAAATCCTGGAGGAATTATATAACCTTGGGAATACGATTATTTTGGTAACTCATGAACCATATATAGCGGATCATGCAAAGCGGATAATTCGACTACGGGATGGATTCATTGAAAAAGATGAGATCGTGGCAAGTGAACCAAATCAATAA
- a CDS encoding efflux RND transporter periplasmic adaptor subunit, translating to MSNKKKAIIAIAAIAVLAVFVIVNLKKSSGKTFNVQVEKAERGRLVQIVSGSGRIQPKLGVKISANVSAKIIALHVMEGDVVKKNQILVELDRTRYEAAVVQAQANMSSTQASARRQKANLAKSKSEHERSEKLFKQGLASQGELDTYAAAYEIDKANLDAAFDQVTQSSAVLDQARDDLSKTTLNSPIDGVVTQLNKEEGEIALGSQFQEDVIMVVSDLSQMEAVTEIDENDVVNICLGDSARIQVDAFPDTSFIGKVSEIAHTANTRGMGTQEEVTNFEVKILVLDDIIKVRPGMSATVDIITNVKDNALKLPIQSVTVRQKKEIEGWLAEKDSKGTNDDDSAGSYADNGEDDLEEIVFVIENEMAKARVVKTGISSDTHIEIFSGVEEGETVVTGSYRVLSKDLRHDAKVKIDKKSRRFQSKSN from the coding sequence ATGTCTAATAAGAAAAAAGCCATTATTGCGATTGCTGCTATTGCAGTACTTGCTGTTTTTGTTATCGTTAACCTGAAAAAATCATCCGGAAAAACATTTAACGTACAAGTAGAAAAAGCCGAACGTGGTAGATTGGTTCAAATAGTAAGTGGTAGTGGCAGGATCCAGCCAAAACTTGGAGTGAAGATCAGTGCCAATGTCAGCGCTAAGATTATTGCGCTCCATGTTATGGAAGGGGATGTTGTTAAAAAAAACCAAATTTTGGTAGAACTGGACCGTACCCGTTATGAAGCGGCAGTGGTTCAAGCACAAGCGAATATGAGCTCGACCCAAGCTTCAGCAAGACGGCAGAAAGCAAACCTGGCGAAAAGTAAATCCGAGCATGAGCGTTCTGAGAAACTATTTAAGCAAGGACTGGCTTCCCAGGGCGAGCTTGATACCTATGCCGCTGCTTATGAGATCGATAAGGCAAATCTAGATGCAGCGTTCGATCAGGTAACTCAATCCAGTGCAGTATTGGATCAGGCACGAGACGACCTGTCTAAGACTACTTTGAATTCTCCCATAGATGGCGTCGTTACACAATTGAACAAAGAAGAGGGTGAAATTGCCCTGGGCTCGCAATTTCAGGAAGACGTGATCATGGTCGTATCCGATCTATCGCAAATGGAGGCTGTCACCGAGATCGATGAGAATGATGTCGTAAACATCTGCCTGGGCGATTCAGCCAGAATTCAGGTAGACGCCTTCCCGGACACATCTTTCATCGGAAAAGTTAGTGAAATTGCACATACTGCAAATACCCGGGGAATGGGGACGCAAGAAGAAGTAACTAATTTTGAAGTAAAAATCCTGGTACTCGATGATATTATAAAAGTCCGACCAGGAATGTCCGCCACTGTAGACATCATTACCAACGTCAAAGACAATGCGTTAAAGCTTCCAATACAGTCTGTTACTGTTCGACAAAAAAAGGAAATAGAGGGGTGGTTAGCGGAAAAAGATTCTAAGGGAACAAACGATGATGATTCAGCTGGAAGCTATGCTGACAATGGTGAAGATGATTTAGAAGAAATTGTGTTTGTGATTGAAAACGAGATGGCAAAAGCCAGGGTTGTTAAAACCGGCATCAGCAGCGATACACATATTGAGATTTTTTCAGGCGTTGAAGAAGGTGAAACAGTTGTCACAGGAAGTTATCGCGTGCTCTCTAAAGATCTACGCCATGATGCAAAGGTGAAGATTGATAAGAAATCCCGCCGTTTTCAATCAAAATCGAATTAA